The sequence CTCCTCTGCTGTATTGGTGCATTTTACAGCATTGCTGTGTTGTTTGGAGCCCACCCAATTAAGTGAGACCTTCAGAATTTAAGCACAAACTAACTATAAATGTGTTTTTTTCCCAGGCAGTTCTGGGGTAACCTAGCTTGGGGTGTACTGATGTCTCTCCTCACTTGCGTACCTAGCCTGATCACAGTCGGCTCGAGCAGAAGGCACCTCTCGAGAGTATTCATACAGGGCCGGTACGTATTGTACTACCAACATGCTCTCAGTGTACAGGATGCTGTTTATATATTTGTTCTACGACTATTTACTGTGTAAACATGATAGTGTAACATGActaagttattattattatttatctCTGTCCGTAGTTTCAGTCGAGCTAGTGAGATTGGTGTGTACTTTGGTTGCATTGCTGCACTGTTGGGTGCGTGGGTGGGGGCTTTCCCTATTCTACTGGACTGGCGCAGACCTTGGCAGGTAGGTATAACATAATGTGAACTTTTTTATGTTGAACAGGCTCTTTTCTGAATTTCACTGAGTATATAATTTGTGAATTCCCAAAGGTTCATGGTTCATGGAGGACCTCTTCGTGAAGATTAACCATGAAgatgatatataattatgtactatatatatatatgtgtgtTGAAAATCATCTGTATTAatatctatatatatgcacacacattgtAGGTGTGGCCGATACCGTGCAGTATAGCAGCTGTAGCCCTGTGGACATGTTACTGGATAGCGTATCTGACTGTACAAACTTTCTGGCCACATTTGCTTCTAATTACCAGAACACCATTATGATATTACGTCATTTCATTTGTTGAATTCACACACAACATTTATATTCTTGAAAAATATAACAGCTACATACATAAAAAAAACAACTAAACTGTATAAGTGTGTCTATATGACATGATGTCCGTGTAACTTGTACAAACGtcactaattattataatggttGGTGTGTTCAGAGTTTGAAATGCCGGAATACCTGTACGGGAAAAGAGGTAAAGATGAGCACAATCTCCATCACACATCTACGCATTGCAAGTAGGTACACGTGTactatttgtgtacataaatGCACGAATGCAAGACTTGTTTCAACAACAGTAAAGTGGAGAGAGAAAGTATTGCAATAAACGAATATCTTACTTAACATTGGACTAATAACTGATACTGCTTAATGTTTTTGAATCAAGAATACTCTGATTACAGTCAGTCTTGCCCAAACCCCACTATCCCTCACTCTCTCCTCAATTAAAACAAAACAGGAATATTACGTGGTGTGGTGACTCACTTTAATCTCCATGTCCTCTGAGCCGGTGAAGACTGAGTCACGGTAAATGGCCAAGGAGCGGATGGGTTTCTCGTGTCTTTGTAACGCCAGGATAGGCAGCATGTTTTCCAGGTTCCAGACCTgaggagtgggtgtggttaaatGAGGGTGGGGAAGGTGGGGGTTGGGGTATGAGCAATATCTCACATTACTGCAGgcagtgactataattatcgtcAGTATAGTGGTAGCTGTTCTCATACAGTTGACCTTGCGTTATCTACCTATCAAGCTTATGGGAATTGTAATGGTGTTTCCTATCAACATGTGTGGTCATCTTGtaatgtacatacactgtacacgtaTCACTTTACATTAGAGGAACAAAGTTTTTGGCCACCATAcggaggtggcctttgttgaggggttacTTAGAATACAAACAGGCCTAAGTGCCAGGGCCTCTATACCACAGTTGGCAGGGGCGACCACTAGGAGTGGTTCCACTGTTACTATGACATACGGTACAGCAATACTGCCTCACCTGCACAGTGGTGTCCGAGGAACCAGAGAACATGTACCCACCATTATGGGATTCAGACACTTTGAGCACTGTTACTATGCCAATATGCCCGCTGAGAGTACAGATATGTTTTAGAGTGGAGATGTCATACACCTGGATGTTCTGATTGTGGGTGCCTGCAGAGAAGAGTCAGTGCATGAGAGTATGATATTAATGGATAACTACGAGTTTGTGAACTGCACAAGtgcacgagtgacagttactaggcaTAGACGAATCAATATCCACAGTACAGCTATGGATATCCATCACATGACGAGTATACAGGACGCATCCCATGTAcaagtgcaacaaccaaagagagtaagagagtagatttttaatttttgttgtaTATCAAGTAAAGGTGGTTgatctttgctagagcggccttTTTGTGATTTTtctatattaattttgatgactTCGGCGATGATTTCTAGACGTTGTAATCCCAATTGCCACACCCCTGTGATGCAGAATGACCAATACCAACTGGGTACAGAGGAGGCACGACAGGCACGGTTCAGCTCTAGCAATTAGTCTCTGATTGAACACTAATTATTCGCTCACATACAGCATTATTGGTGTGTTCAATCAGAGGCAGTTTTTTCCGGCAAATCAGAGAGAGCTGaatgaaatgactactgcatttcagctggacttccagctcattctagctggaaaagatcactagatctagctcatgaataattaatgagcaaacggtttaCCTTATGTGATGGCTATGCAATATGCTACGCTGAGCATTTACTTCCCTACCATGGTAACTCACTTTCAAACTAGTTAAGCCAGACAAAATATTTTATCCAAACATGTCTGGAACATGGGCATAATCCTAGCAATCACATTTCAACCTTAATTATTTAACCAGCTAATGTTTCCATAAGAAGTAACTACAGTGCGTGACATAGATTGAGTAGGTgctgtacacacacgtactgtCCAGACAATTAAGGCATACCAGTGATGATGTAATCCTTGGTGACAGCCAGAGAGTACAGAGCTCCATACATTGTCTCCATCTCATGCAGGAGGGCAAAGTCATCGTGGCCCTTCCAAATGTGTATCTTGTTGAACGAGCAGCTATACAGTCGGTCCTATAAGAGAACCACACAGTACAACCTAGTACAGAGCACAAACAGGCATTGCCATAACACTGTAAACAATGCCTTAGGGGCATTTCAAGTACACCTGACTGcattgcacatgtacaataattatgataacagCATGCTTAGGGAAACAAATACACTAAGCAAACCGATGGATATAGTTCATAAAAACACAATAGTATTCACGAGTGATCAATGGCATATTGTAAACTAATTCTACTTTCTTCAGATTCAGAAAGTCCCACCTTTCTCTTGTCATACTCGAGTGCCCGCACCCAGGATTGAGAGAGACCACTGATGTTGTGGATCTCCTTCAACGTTACTGCATTCCACACCTGTGCAGAAAGTCAGGATACTCTTAAAATTCATCAGTATATTTCCTCAGTAATTTTGCACACAATAGTGACAAGTTGAAAGTACCTTGATACAGCCGAATGATGAAGTGTAGAGGTATTCCTTACTACACACCATAGCACTGACCATTCCATCATGAGCTTTCTGTGTacgtggggggagggggttgaaCACTTCAGGAAGTAATGATtttagaccacacccacctgcaCGAAAGCCACTTCCTCCAGTGTTTCTAGGTGCCATGATCTGAGACACAAGTCAGTACCAGCACTGTACAAGATCCCCCGACCAATGGCAAGACACAATGTCTGATTGAAaacaataattgttataataaaTTGACACCTTTAAAGCCATcaacatgtgtatacatatcACGTACTAAGTgccctaacacacacacatacttatatataaatatataccTAGTACCTAACAGCCCCCcacctcccccctcacacacatgtatacagtgggcTAGCTTACACAGTCCTTATGAGCGGCCACTGTCTTGAGGCAGCCCTTCCTCAGGTCAGAGGTGGCCCATACTTTGATAGTACCATCGCTGCTCCCGCTGTACATCAGGTTGTGATGGATGACCATGGACCAAATGGTACCCTTGTGGCctctgggtgtgtgtgtgtgtgtgtgtgggtggtgtgtgtgtgtgggtgtgtgtgggtgggtggtgtgtgtgtgtgtgtgggataaTCAATATTGACCAAGAattcaacaataataatgtgcaagaaaatgtgtgtatacatattAATTACAGGATCAGTGAGAGATTGACATTCCTATCAGTTCCTCCAGGGAAGGGGTTTATTGTAATCATTGCCAGTTACAGACAActcaatctacatgtactgacgTAAGTTAATACAAAGGCTCAACAGTTCTATTCATACAGCTACAGTTGGCCTAAGGGCATAAACATCAAGGTACCTACAATCACGTACAGACTACGCCTAGAGGGTGGGgcaaggggtgtggttagggtTAGCATACGTACCTGAAAGTGCCAATACACTTGACTGTGAAAGGCATCTCCCACACAAAATCAGTTCTTCTCGGGGCGTCCAATGACATTGAAACCGTTGAGCCCATCGAGTCCATAGACCATCTCTTTTCCTTGGCCCCACCCAATCCTGTCTTGCGGCCAGTTAGAGGCGTGATGTCTGATGTTATTCTGCTTGTCGAGGTTTGTCTTATACGAATGTTTTTGTAGTCAGCTTCTAGTTTGTCCATTCGTGATGTCAGATTCGTGATGGTCCTATAGCAGAGAGCAGTATGATTGAAGTACGTTAATGTGTCTTAGTACATGTAATTTATTGGTAAGCCTTTTGCTTGCCTGCACAAATTGCATATAAAAAGCTCCATTCTCCTTCACTTTAaacaatataataatgtatccTCCACTAGGAGTGCATGCCCTCCTGCCTCCATTTAACACACTCTCCACACTCTCCATCCCCCTCCACCCACGCACTCACATTGCCTGATGCTCCAGCTGCTGAGCCATGGTACTGCGCTCCATACCAAGTTTCTCAGTGGCCTTTACTGCATGAGCCAGCGCCTCTCTCAGCTCGTCGTTGTTTGTCCTTACTGCCTTCATCTGGGGGAGAGATGGGGAGAGAGAGAAATTGGACTAACACGTATTAAAAAGGCGTTAAAGAAAATTTGGCAAGACTGTCCAATAACAATTGCAGAGAGGTTTACTATAGGCTATCACTATATgctatcaggagtacattcTCCCAATGCTATCGATCAATGTGCCTAGACTGCATATTACACAATATTATTTACACTAGAGTTTACAAAACAGCCTCTATGTacgcgtataattatagtacatgtacgtattatcAAGGGCGTACAAAGGAGACATGCAACTGATTATTAACTATGTGCGAGCAAAAACCAAAACCACTGACCGGATATATACTAACAAAAATCTATTAATAGACATTATTTTTAGATATTACTGTACTTTTCCACCGCCCACTTTAGTTTTTGCTCACAAgttgttgcatgccctctctctttTGTATAGTTAGGCAGCTGACTGCACTCACCTCTCTCATGGCGATGGCGAGCAGCTGTGACTCGTCTCTATACTCACACTGAGGCTTGTGCTGTGTCACTGCATCTGATGTACCACTGAACACACAGcctgaggggaggggaggggaggggagggaggggaggggaggggagaggggaggggagggaggggagcggaggggaggggaggggaggggaggggattGCATGGTCAATGCTCACAGCGTGTAAAATATGTAGGCACAATAAATGGAGCGTGACTTATTAAACAAGGAGAATATCAAACAGTTATAGTTGACATTTACATTGCATGTACTTTATATCCTGATGGCTAATTACATGGTGTGCACGCGAATACACAGGTAATTAAAAATACATAAAGGACGGTTTATTAATTGCTTTTGCAACAAGAGAGGGCCATTCTTATATCACGCTACTACATACAGAGAGAGTGTGCTCTAACAAGGAGCGAGCATGTACACTCTTTGTTCTCATACACAAACACCTCGTACCGAACACATCTCAAACAATTTGGGTGTGACGACAATAATCTAAAgtgcctacatgtatatatacctacTGAAAAAAATCACTTACCAAATTCTCCATACGGACATGGTATTCTACTGCATATGCTCAGATGTTTCTCTAGCGTTTGCCGTCTCATGACCCCACACGCTGAGCCTCCGATCGTACACACCACCTTTGCAAACCCACAGCTGCTCTCGTGTGCGTCTCGATCACCAAGCCGAATCACTTCCCGGCAACCATCTTCGTCCAATTCCAAGAACTCTTCCTTCACACACAGGACTCCGTGGCAGCAATGAATCATTAGATCGTATATCTGTTCCTTCACGGCTCGATTAACAACCAGCTGTCCTGAGTCACAGGTCTGACCGTCCATGGGACACTTGAGTCCGTTACTAGTGAGTGATTCAATACAGCTTGTGCAGAAGGTGTGTCCACACTTGATGGAGATAACAGGATCACGATATACTCTTTTACACACTGGGCAAAGCAGAGCTGTTGGTTCCTCCACAAATTTTGTAGGCTTAGTAGAGCCGTGTCCTGACATGGTGGGGCTTGACCAGGAGCTTGCAGGCCTATAgacaaagagaaaagagctcTCAAACTCGCTCCAGCTTTGATGGACCACACCTTCGATTGCAATACAGTGAGCTTTATTTGGATCTTAAGCTAATTAAATTATCACATGAGACTCAACAACAGTGCAGTGTAagcttagctataattatagctctgtgCAAGCTCCTTCAAGGCTTTTTCAAGGCTTAATATTATATGAGTGTCCACTAAAGAGATGTCTGGTCCCTCGCTAGAAGATTTTAAACCAGTGAGTACAGACTTTGAAAATTGTCTAAAACATGCACACCACATGTGTACAGAAGCCTATTTATTGTAGCTTGTTGTCCTACCCTATACCCATGCTTTAAGGTGCCACGGAACCCTAAAGTAAGCATTGAAATCAATTTATGCCCCTTAGATTTGTATAATTTTGATGTGGAAGGTGGGCGGGGCTGGTATGTTACCATTGTATTGAGCCACACCCATCTAAATGTATTACCGTACTATTTTTCTGGTGAAAAaagcgaatgagccaaatcagcagaaaaattgaccctttgcgataaCTATATATTGctttctggcaaggatcgtgtgtaattACCAGTAGCACTGTAGGCCTACtagtttaggttttgcgattttatttttgcgaagTGATCAACACTCGCAAAGCGTGCAAAACATTACATTCTCGgtgatataattttattgcaaagtaaaaaaaaaaatttgcaGAATGATTGCAGGACAGTAACAAAAATGACATGTGAGTAGTGTGATTGAGGTCGTGTCAGTAGTGTCCTCCTATGCCATATATCACTGGGTACATGTATTGGTGGCGGCTGCCTGTGTTGTATTCACCCAGGATAAATTGTTTGATGGCTTTCTTTGCTTTCTTCCATGTTCCTTTCTTGTTAGTTTTCTCAGTGTTGGCAGCTTTATCACTGGGTGTGTTTTGTTCTGAGGTGGGTAGAGTGTTGTATTTGACCATCTTGTTGCAAGAGTTAGGATTGCTTGGTTGTTTGATTGCTTGCAGATCAGAGGCAGTTCGTTGtgtttttgtttgtttatGGTTGGTTGCTTGAAGCCAGCTGgtttttatagtgctgcgagAGGAAGCCTTGGTATGCATCATAGGAAGCTATGAATAAACGATCTGTACAATGAATCCAATTTGCACTTGTTCAAATGACGGCAAAACCAATGACCTTTGCGATTAGGTAGGTGCATAGTACACTCTCACCTGCACCTGTTGTGAGTCATTGTGAGTCATTGTGGGTCATTGATCTCACACTGATAATATTTATTAGCTATCATTGAAGTTGCATTCCATGTGTGCTTATCTATATGCCCCTTTGTTTGTTTGCAGGAGGCCTTCACCCTCGAGAAGTATGTGGAGAAACTGGCTCAGCTTAACCCGGACACTGGCCTGGGACCACTCAGCAAGAGCAAGTCAAAGCCATTCGAACCTCAGGTACTGTGTCTCAATAGAATGGAGAAGTGTGTCACCTGATTAGTAGGCTGTACATACTGTACTGGAGAAATTGTAGATACTCACTTGTTAGTGATCAATTGTAGCATAATGTCTAACCACGCAttaaatcataaaattgttggcTGGTGTCATTGATTTTCGCCCTTGGACCATATCCATGGTATTGGACCAAAAATTAGTTAATCTCCCAAATATGAAcattgatgacatcattttaAAGGCAGAAAACCAAAAATTGTTTAAATTGCATCAACGATGATTCATTCGTTTCTAGCTTATTTTGAGACTTTGGCTCCTCATGTACTAACCCTGCCCCTCTCTCAGGTTCTGTTAGAGTCGTTTGAGGCGAGTATGCATGTTCTAGAGGATCTGACTGAGAAAAACCAGAGGAAGgtggacaagttggagcaCGTCTGTGTCAAGAGAGAGGAGGAACACAGGAACAGAATCAAAGATCTGGACTCTACTTACTCGGTGGGTGATCTTTAGTGTCTCTATCtgtctggggggggggggggggggtcattTTGCTTACTTTAGATGTACATATGCAGTGTAATTcacgtacacatacatgtacgtgttctaGAGATGGGCTAGGGCTTTTCGGCATTACGACATGCAGCCATAATTTTCTATAcacaggagtgcatgcatcAGCATAGATAGTGTAACAGCCTGTATAATTTAgaaacagtgcatgtacatgtataaacgcAATCTGAAGCTGAGATTCAGCTCTAAAAAGGCAGCTTTAATCTTTGTTACTGAACATTACAATAATACACATGCAAGTGATTTGGTCTCCCCTCCCTCCATCAGGATGCATTTACTGAGTTCCAGGCTCTGGAGGAGAGGATAACCAACGTCTCGACCAAGGTGGTGCATTTGGGGGACCAGCTGGAGAGCTTGAACCACCGTCGAATGCGTGCCGTGGAGGCCCAGTCTCTCATGACCTACCTGGGAGAGTTTGAGGAGAAGTCCAAACCATCCATTCCCATGTTCACAGATCCTGCTCGAGTGAGACTTCAGATTGAGTATTTGTTTAGAaggaagctataattataatagtcttATTATTCCTTCTATTGTAGTATACTGTAAACAACGTCCCTGCAGGTGTCTCAcacagtacattgtacattatGACCTTTTGATTGTACGATACTCCATATACCAACCACCTGTGTAAATAATCTTTGTTGTGAGacgttacaataattataaaaccacCGAGGGTTTAGTGCTCTCACGGACTAGTTTTGTACAACATGTGTCATCATGTAAAGACAATACTACAACTTTATGGGTTCGATTGTTTCGTTCTGTACAGAAACTCGATGCTGCTGACCTCATCTTCAAACTGTACACACTGTCTCGTGAGCTACCCTCAGAGAAAAAGTAAGCCACTCTGTCTctctatgtcatgtgataatcaCACTACTATCATGTGACCTACAGATACACGAATGTGAAACAAAATATCAATGCCAAGTTTGCGGAGACTGAGAGTCAACTGGTGGATGGATTCATTGATTCACTACAGTCCTTGGACACTCGGAGAATGAAAGAGTACGCACAAGCACTGCAGTCATTTAATTTGGTGAGGGGTGTCAAATTGTGTGGGGTCTGTagcttgtacattgtacatgtacgttctAGGTCACACTAAAGCTAGGTGGTTGGGGGAGCTCTTTGGAAGTTTCTGTAGCACCAGATTCTAGTTCAACTCCCTAATTGATCGATGGAGGTGTTTTTGTTGTTTAGATCTCTGCTTAATGTGTCTCATTTTGCTTGCACAGGGAACAGCCAGAGTGGTGGAAAACTACAT is a genomic window of Halichondria panicea chromosome 15, odHalPani1.1, whole genome shotgun sequence containing:
- the LOC135349146 gene encoding phosphatidylinositol-glycan biosynthesis class F protein-like codes for the protein MGVSSSVLILLCCIGAFYSIAVLFGAHPIKQFWGNLAWGVLMSLLTCVPSLITVGSSRRHLSRVFIQGRFSRASEIGVYFGCIAALLGAWVGAFPILLDWRRPWQVWPIPCSIAAVALWTCYWIAYLTVQTFWPHLLLITRTPL
- the LOC135349143 gene encoding E3 ubiquitin-protein ligase TRAF7-like; protein product: MSGHGSTKPTKFVEEPTALLCPVCKRVYRDPVISIKCGHTFCTSCIESLTSNGLKCPMDGQTCDSGQLVVNRAVKEQIYDLMIHCCHGVLCVKEEFLELDEDGCREVIRLGDRDAHESSCGFAKVVCTIGGSACGVMRRQTLEKHLSICSRIPCPYGEFGCVFSGTSDAVTQHKPQCEYRDESQLLAIAMREMKAVRTNNDELREALAHAVKATEKLGMERSTMAQQLEHQAMTITNLTSRMDKLEADYKNIRIRQTSTSRITSDITPLTGRKTGLGGAKEKRWSMDSMGSTVSMSLDAPRRTDFVWEMPFTVKCIGTFRGHKGTIWSMVIHHNLMYSGSSDGTIKVWATSDLRKGCLKTVAAHKDCTLCLAIGRGILYSAGTDLCLRSWHLETLEEVAFVQKAHDGMVSAMVCSKEYLYTSSFGCIKVWNAVTLKEIHNISGLSQSWVRALEYDKRKDRLYSCSFNKIHIWKGHDDFALLHEMETMYGALYSLAVTKDYIITGTHNQNIQVYDISTLKHICTLSGHIGIVTVLKVSESHNGGYMFSGSSDTTVQVWNLENMLPILALQRHEKPIRSLAIYRDSVFTGSEDMEIKVFRHFKL